The Hevea brasiliensis isolate MT/VB/25A 57/8 chromosome 1, ASM3005281v1, whole genome shotgun sequence genome has a window encoding:
- the LOC131183112 gene encoding cytochrome P450 71B4-like, translated as MAFPSVDMWSLLLVLFPLFFILKRKFQDKRQSKHLPPGPPGLPIIGNLHQLRALPHQSLCQLSKKHGPVMFIKLGFVPSVVVSSAEAAKEVLKTHDLCTCSRLVSNGTRMIKQREYVSHKLLSVITKTER; from the coding sequence ATGGCTTTTCCTTCCGTCGATATGTGGTCACTTCTTCTTGTGCTCTTCCCATTATTCTTTATCCTGAAGAGAAAATTTCAGGATAAGAGACAGAGCAAGCACCTTCCACCAGGCCCTCCAGGGCTTCCAATCATAGGCAACTTGCATCAACTTAGGGCATTACCTCATCAGTCTCTATGCCAACTCTCCAAGAAACATGGCCCTGTGATGTTTATAAAACTTGGTTTTGTACCTTCAGTTGTCGTCTCCTCTGCAGAGGCAGCTAAGGAGGTCTTGAAAACCCATGATCTTTGCACTTGCAGTAGACTTGTCTCGAATGGTACTAGAATGATAAAACAAAGGGAATATGTTTCTCACAAGCTTCTCTCTGTGATAACAAAAACAGAGAGGTAA